From a region of the Actinomadura luzonensis genome:
- a CDS encoding transposase, producing MGGTRRRFEPEFRAGAVRIVKETGKPVAHVAKDLGINAYTLHNWVQMDRHAAGQDGGNGTRSTTLKESAAEELARLRREKAELVKQHAREKAAWEKQREQLEDERDVLKRSVVLWVKEAMGR from the coding sequence GTGGGAGGCACCAGGCGTAGGTTTGAACCGGAGTTCCGGGCGGGTGCGGTGCGCATCGTCAAGGAGACCGGCAAGCCCGTCGCGCACGTCGCGAAAGATCTTGGTATCAACGCCTACACGCTGCACAACTGGGTGCAGATGGACCGGCACGCCGCCGGCCAGGACGGCGGCAACGGCACGAGGAGTACGACGCTGAAGGAATCGGCGGCGGAGGAACTGGCCCGGCTGCGGCGGGAGAAGGCCGAGCTGGTCAAGCAGCATGCCCGGGAGAAGGCCGCCTGGGAGAAGCAGCGCGAGCAGCTGGAGGACGAGCGTGATGTCCTCAAGCGTTCGGTGGTCTTGTGGGTCAAAGAGGCGATGGGCCGGTGA
- a CDS encoding DNRLRE domain-containing protein — MPASLTALTLLASLTPTTPALAETPSSPTTPSLVSQFTSWASSTVAGWFTEDPEGETRPSTRPITLPGRDTSQAAQRKQAAPPGKRVKEVPGKRSRFASVYELEDGRLQAEVSTRPVSYQDSKGNWQPIDTRIEANSEDGFVHGNDKAGYGTRFGDKSDKLVRIKIGEHQLTLGVPGAARPLTPKVDGSTVTYPSVWDGADLVYKVTQEGVKEYLALSKAPAAGTSFAFTVKTGGLTAQEQPDESIAFLGEDGTPAFTIPKPFMIDAEADAASPYGKRSSDAVTQTVQQQGDEATITLAPDAGWLAAPDRKWPVVIDPTIRIQPEAAEATDTYIDSAKKSTNFDEAWNLPVGKTSAGAINRALLHFNLPMPLGTQVDQARLETYFDQALGEAGPVTVEAREITGDWDSWLVTWNNQPAVATTAAATVTRNPGELSRWHSFDVTGVVNKWMTSEGDTPGFMLKAADESTTGKVGGPVYEAAADVYGGDGMTGETVNFPKLVVTYGTPSVTLKPVTTATSVGASLSWTAYQDPTPGNDADDLVGYELYRHCPSGCQLGNGTSSLGDELVTTLPTDITSYTDTSSGGDPDAVSDPSYVHEATYWVTAVLKNGQRSPSQELTVILPRPGKIAKTLYGSADTTLASGEPSIAHDVMLGQKRLQVGNTATAQANTRAVVKFDDFAAEIPADAQISQTTLSLWGATSTGSGASFTAHKLTKTFDETATWTNPWTTAGGDFDAAALGTVTAVTATPGWRRWTVTDAAKAWVSDPASNKGLLVKVANEAGTAKQSASFLATEADESVLRPRLRVEYAEKTSGSSAFYVPGTPERLNAGESRELPVVVTNTTAETWTAASTAVSYHWQLPDGTDISTADNQLRKQLPTSLAPGESTVVYATVKAPTASSTNLAEGAVLVWDVQDTVTNNWKSATHHLPELPQQIRVDSPTSDLLGLEKFYAYTGKNTGAGTTALVNPYAGNVVWSYNAFSNPSRGPQTFARMTYNSLDTSTASLGYGWSLQTSTLAKLGSQLQFHPPGQDWPSQVRLTDGDGTTHVWTLPEGTDTSTCNPSTCAYKNPRGVHLYLQQVARPDDPTRRSTDPLRQWVFTKPDRTQFFFDDEGFQSAIVDKNGNTMSFTYERRRSNNKPTKFLQYITDATGRKTLSLSYYKKGQNYTYIDDTTWQPVDDTKLTNPHIIDNVESITDIAGRKVTFDYTDKGLMARMIDGAGDEQAKTFRFRYDATQGNKNVKLVSVKDPRGNDTDLKYYEAPVDPKDLWKIETLTDRLDGVTKFDYVDPDGPQGGVINATVTDPLQHPTKYVLDAYGRPESITNAKNETTSLQWDPDHNVVKLTEANQAYATWAFDQKTGYPLELKDAEANKNGTTPTTLVYQTGLNGYVADLIEKTSPEGRKWKFGYDAKGNLKTVTDPLGVETATVDDYTTKYDYDGYGQLLKSTDANTNPTTFGDYDPTGYPKTITDAYNNVTTTVYDVRGNVLSVTDALGKKTTQTYDVFKRPLESKVPKDQDKNDFIVTPAPVYDRNDNITKSTAPNGAVATAAYDAADQLTESLLPKDSDTSPERKATFTWDLAGNLKTQTEPKGNLAGATATDFTTTYVYDPIYQLTDVLNADQHKITYEYDNVGNTTKVIDPRKNATADAADYTATYTYDLNHQVKTSKDAAGFVTSVDYDLDGLVVGQTDQENNKTITTYDKRGAVIETKVPHANVDGDIKYITTQYAYDQVGNKTKTITPRGVETADDPTDFIAETKYDKLNRPVEEIYPFDKDDPVYNQPDSVTYAYDEVSQLKEISAPPSHGQTIRNITKMTYWDNGWSRTTTDPWDIKTTYDYNKLGLQTNRTVTSAGGSSQRALDWDYYPDGKLKTHSDNGVPLGLDVVLEDNSDTGQVVATGSWTPTSGASASNIAGPQVAASTGFVGYDYATAPAGTGQSSFTWNLTTPTAGTYKVAVQYPSGATATNAKYTVKHDGGTADVVVDQTKNAGTWVELGSYTFTAGTAHSITLTDAANGTVVADAVKLVRDPGGANDTEKKDFSYTYDVNANLTQIDDNSPTAKIDLWDIAYTNLNQIEKIQEKLDGVLKNTTTYDYNENSAVTVRTHDKTVATYGYDVRDLVNQVVNKKTATDPSPKTTAYTYTPRAERQSETKANNNTVTYDYFLSGVLRHSVEKKPNAAIVAEHTIGYQGNLQRASDHAKIQNADNPGAYLDNTYAYTYDPRDRIAKTVKTPTGGGTAETETYSHDPNSNVWEEEVLGKKTTFTYDRNRLMTSVTNGQTSTYTYDPYGRLRTIQGGGKTWEKYTYDGFDHVTKHEKLGTDGATSTVTTYTYDPLDRTTTKTEKEGTASAKTTTYSYLGLSGEVLDEEVAGKLTKSFQYSPWGERLSQVKIKADSSEESSYYGYNPHTDVEQITADTGDTRATYGYTAYGKNDDKLFTGVDKPDPVDPTAKEEYNPYRFNAKRWDNSTGMYDMGFRDYNPGLNRFLSLDSYNGALDDLALGLDPWTSNRYTFAGGNPIGGIEIDGHDFWDSAASWLDNNRDNIRDAALSAGEMALGAYAAYEGISISVVGAAACPLTAPAAGGSCWAVVGGVAAAAVGAAAMADGADRFANIRWRQAQTTSKGNTPASKGSSVKPRQHLSNAEEEALEGQIDYGAGLSKKAIEFRKSEGITGGRNVSVWEYVDLDGNIRTISRVSKGRHAEKIIRMELEELGIPDANVRRIYTEYSPCDFQCDKWIGRYKNAKVTYSFQYNPKGATRRKAVRDLKKAVKEALAKEAIAETNARMDAAFG; from the coding sequence ATGCCGGCTTCCCTGACCGCTCTCACACTGCTGGCATCACTCACGCCAACCACTCCGGCCCTCGCAGAAACGCCTTCATCGCCGACCACGCCCAGCCTGGTGTCTCAATTCACCTCCTGGGCCAGCTCCACCGTGGCCGGCTGGTTCACGGAGGACCCCGAGGGCGAGACCCGCCCGTCCACGCGGCCAATCACCCTGCCCGGCCGCGACACCTCACAGGCGGCCCAGCGGAAACAAGCGGCACCCCCTGGTAAACGGGTCAAGGAGGTGCCCGGCAAGCGTTCCCGATTCGCCAGCGTGTACGAGCTGGAGGACGGGCGTCTGCAGGCCGAAGTCTCCACTCGCCCTGTCTCCTACCAGGACAGCAAGGGCAACTGGCAGCCGATCGACACCCGGATCGAAGCGAACTCGGAGGACGGGTTCGTCCACGGCAATGACAAGGCGGGCTATGGCACCCGCTTCGGCGACAAGTCCGACAAGCTGGTCCGGATCAAGATCGGCGAACATCAGCTCACGCTCGGCGTACCGGGTGCGGCGCGCCCGCTCACGCCGAAAGTCGACGGCTCAACCGTCACCTATCCGAGCGTGTGGGACGGTGCTGACCTGGTTTACAAGGTCACCCAGGAGGGGGTGAAGGAGTACCTGGCCTTGTCCAAGGCGCCGGCGGCGGGAACGTCGTTCGCATTCACCGTCAAGACCGGCGGCCTGACGGCGCAGGAGCAGCCGGACGAGTCAATCGCCTTCCTCGGTGAGGACGGAACGCCGGCGTTCACGATCCCGAAGCCGTTCATGATTGACGCTGAGGCGGATGCCGCCTCTCCGTACGGCAAGCGCTCCAGCGACGCGGTCACCCAAACCGTCCAGCAGCAGGGCGACGAGGCGACGATCACCTTGGCTCCGGATGCCGGTTGGCTGGCGGCGCCGGATCGCAAGTGGCCGGTGGTGATCGACCCGACCATCCGCATCCAGCCGGAGGCCGCCGAGGCGACCGACACCTACATCGACTCGGCCAAGAAGAGCACCAACTTCGATGAGGCCTGGAACCTGCCGGTGGGCAAGACCAGCGCGGGCGCGATCAACCGGGCGCTGCTGCACTTCAACCTGCCGATGCCGCTGGGCACCCAGGTCGACCAGGCCAGGTTGGAGACCTACTTCGACCAGGCCTTGGGCGAGGCCGGGCCGGTCACGGTGGAGGCGCGGGAGATCACCGGCGACTGGGACTCGTGGCTGGTGACCTGGAACAACCAGCCCGCCGTCGCCACTACGGCAGCGGCGACGGTGACGCGCAACCCGGGCGAGCTGTCGCGCTGGCACTCCTTCGACGTCACCGGCGTGGTCAACAAGTGGATGACCAGCGAGGGCGACACTCCCGGGTTCATGCTCAAGGCGGCCGACGAGTCCACCACCGGCAAGGTCGGCGGGCCGGTGTACGAGGCCGCCGCCGACGTCTACGGCGGCGACGGCATGACCGGCGAGACCGTCAACTTCCCCAAGCTGGTGGTCACCTACGGCACCCCCAGCGTGACACTCAAGCCGGTCACCACGGCCACCTCGGTCGGTGCGTCGCTGTCCTGGACCGCCTACCAGGACCCCACCCCCGGCAACGACGCCGATGACCTGGTCGGCTACGAGCTGTACCGGCACTGCCCGTCCGGGTGTCAGCTCGGCAACGGCACCTCCAGCCTGGGCGACGAGCTGGTCACCACGCTGCCGACCGACATCACCTCCTACACCGACACCTCCAGCGGCGGCGACCCCGATGCGGTGTCCGACCCCTCCTACGTCCACGAGGCCACCTACTGGGTGACCGCGGTGCTGAAGAACGGGCAGCGCTCGCCGTCCCAGGAGCTGACGGTGATCCTGCCGCGCCCCGGCAAGATCGCCAAAACGCTGTACGGGTCGGCGGACACCACCCTGGCCTCCGGCGAGCCGTCCATCGCCCATGACGTGATGCTCGGCCAAAAACGGCTGCAGGTCGGCAACACCGCCACCGCCCAAGCCAATACCCGCGCGGTCGTGAAGTTCGACGACTTCGCCGCCGAAATCCCCGCCGATGCGCAGATCAGCCAGACCACGCTGTCCCTGTGGGGGGCCACCTCGACCGGGTCGGGGGCGAGCTTCACCGCGCACAAGCTGACCAAGACCTTCGACGAGACAGCCACGTGGACCAATCCGTGGACGACGGCGGGCGGCGACTTCGACGCCGCCGCGCTCGGCACCGTCACCGCGGTCACGGCCACTCCGGGGTGGCGGCGATGGACTGTCACCGACGCCGCGAAGGCCTGGGTGAGTGACCCGGCAAGCAACAAGGGCCTGCTGGTCAAGGTCGCCAACGAGGCCGGTACGGCCAAGCAGTCGGCCTCCTTCCTGGCCACCGAGGCCGACGAAAGCGTGCTGCGGCCCCGCCTGCGGGTGGAGTACGCGGAGAAGACCTCCGGGTCCTCGGCGTTCTACGTGCCCGGCACGCCGGAGCGGCTGAACGCGGGCGAAAGCCGTGAACTGCCGGTGGTGGTGACCAACACCACCGCCGAGACCTGGACAGCAGCCTCCACCGCAGTCTCCTACCACTGGCAACTGCCCGACGGCACCGACATCTCCACCGCCGACAACCAGCTCAGGAAGCAACTGCCGACCAGTCTCGCGCCGGGCGAGTCGACCGTGGTCTACGCCACCGTCAAGGCTCCCACCGCAAGCAGCACGAACCTGGCCGAAGGCGCGGTGCTGGTATGGGACGTGCAGGACACCGTCACCAACAACTGGAAGTCTGCCACCCACCACCTGCCCGAACTACCCCAACAGATCCGCGTCGACTCCCCGACCAGTGACCTGCTCGGCCTGGAGAAGTTCTACGCCTACACCGGCAAGAACACCGGCGCCGGAACGACCGCGCTGGTCAACCCGTACGCGGGGAACGTGGTGTGGAGCTACAACGCCTTCTCCAACCCCTCGCGCGGTCCGCAGACGTTCGCCCGCATGACCTACAACAGCCTCGACACCAGCACGGCCTCGCTCGGCTACGGCTGGTCGCTGCAGACCTCGACACTGGCCAAGCTGGGCTCGCAGCTGCAGTTCCACCCACCCGGCCAGGACTGGCCCTCCCAGGTGCGGCTGACCGACGGCGACGGCACCACACACGTGTGGACGCTGCCCGAAGGCACCGACACCTCCACCTGCAACCCCTCCACCTGCGCCTACAAGAACCCGCGCGGCGTGCACCTGTACCTGCAACAGGTCGCCCGCCCCGACGATCCCACCCGCCGCAGCACCGACCCGCTGCGTCAGTGGGTGTTCACCAAGCCCGACCGCACTCAGTTCTTCTTCGACGACGAGGGCTTCCAGTCGGCGATCGTCGACAAGAACGGCAACACCATGTCGTTCACCTACGAACGGCGCCGTTCCAACAACAAGCCCACCAAGTTCCTGCAGTACATCACGGACGCCACCGGCCGTAAGACGCTGAGCCTTTCGTACTACAAGAAGGGCCAGAACTACACCTACATCGACGACACGACCTGGCAGCCGGTCGACGACACCAAGCTGACCAACCCGCACATCATCGACAACGTCGAGTCGATCACCGACATCGCCGGTCGCAAGGTCACCTTCGACTACACCGACAAGGGCCTGATGGCTCGGATGATCGACGGTGCCGGTGACGAACAGGCCAAAACGTTCCGGTTCCGCTACGACGCCACCCAGGGCAACAAGAACGTCAAGCTCGTCAGCGTCAAGGACCCCCGGGGCAACGACACCGACCTGAAGTACTACGAGGCGCCGGTCGACCCCAAGGACCTGTGGAAGATCGAAACCCTCACGGACCGCCTCGACGGCGTGACCAAGTTCGACTACGTCGACCCGGACGGCCCGCAAGGCGGCGTGATCAACGCCACGGTCACCGACCCGCTCCAGCACCCGACCAAGTATGTGCTGGACGCCTACGGCAGACCTGAGTCGATCACCAACGCCAAGAACGAGACCACGAGTCTGCAGTGGGACCCCGACCACAACGTCGTCAAGCTGACCGAGGCGAACCAGGCGTACGCGACGTGGGCCTTCGACCAGAAGACCGGGTACCCGCTGGAGCTGAAGGACGCCGAGGCCAATAAGAACGGGACCACCCCCACCACTCTGGTCTACCAGACCGGCCTGAACGGCTACGTCGCCGACCTGATCGAGAAGACCTCGCCCGAAGGTCGCAAGTGGAAGTTCGGCTACGACGCCAAGGGCAACCTCAAAACGGTCACCGACCCGCTCGGCGTCGAAACCGCGACAGTCGACGACTACACCACGAAGTACGACTACGACGGCTACGGCCAGCTGCTCAAGTCGACGGATGCCAACACCAACCCCACCACGTTCGGCGACTACGACCCGACCGGCTACCCCAAGACCATCACCGACGCCTACAACAACGTCACCACCACCGTCTACGACGTGCGCGGCAACGTCCTGTCCGTCACCGACGCGCTGGGCAAGAAGACCACCCAGACCTACGACGTCTTCAAGCGTCCGCTGGAGTCGAAGGTCCCCAAGGACCAGGACAAGAACGACTTCATCGTCACCCCGGCCCCGGTCTACGACCGCAACGACAACATCACCAAATCCACCGCTCCGAATGGCGCCGTGGCCACCGCCGCCTATGACGCGGCCGACCAGCTCACCGAATCGCTGCTGCCCAAGGACAGCGACACCAGCCCGGAGCGCAAGGCGACCTTCACCTGGGACCTGGCCGGCAACCTCAAGACCCAGACCGAGCCGAAGGGCAACCTGGCCGGCGCGACCGCGACCGACTTCACCACCACCTACGTCTACGACCCGATCTACCAGCTGACCGACGTCCTCAACGCCGACCAGCACAAGATCACCTACGAGTACGACAACGTCGGCAACACCACCAAGGTCATCGACCCCCGCAAGAACGCCACCGCCGACGCCGCCGACTACACCGCCACCTACACCTACGACCTCAACCACCAGGTCAAGACGTCCAAGGACGCGGCCGGCTTCGTCACCTCGGTCGACTACGACCTGGACGGGCTTGTGGTCGGGCAGACCGACCAAGAGAACAACAAGACGATCACGACGTACGACAAGCGCGGCGCCGTGATCGAGACCAAGGTCCCGCACGCCAACGTCGACGGCGACATCAAGTACATCACCACCCAGTACGCCTACGACCAGGTCGGCAACAAGACCAAGACCATCACCCCGCGCGGCGTGGAGACCGCCGACGACCCCACCGACTTCATCGCCGAAACCAAGTACGACAAGCTCAACAGGCCGGTCGAGGAGATCTACCCCTTCGACAAGGACGACCCGGTCTACAACCAGCCCGACAGCGTCACCTACGCCTACGACGAGGTCTCCCAGCTGAAGGAGATCTCCGCGCCGCCCTCCCACGGGCAGACCATCCGCAACATCACCAAGATGACCTACTGGGACAACGGCTGGTCCAGGACCACCACCGACCCGTGGGACATCAAGACCACCTACGACTACAACAAGCTGGGCCTGCAGACCAACCGCACCGTCACCTCCGCGGGCGGCTCCTCCCAGCGCGCGCTGGACTGGGACTACTACCCCGACGGCAAACTCAAGACCCACTCCGACAACGGCGTCCCACTCGGCCTCGACGTCGTGCTGGAGGACAACTCCGACACCGGCCAGGTCGTCGCCACCGGCTCCTGGACACCGACCTCAGGCGCCTCCGCCTCCAACATCGCCGGCCCGCAGGTCGCCGCCTCCACCGGGTTCGTCGGCTACGACTACGCCACCGCTCCGGCCGGCACCGGCCAGAGCAGCTTCACCTGGAACCTGACCACCCCCACCGCCGGCACCTACAAGGTCGCCGTCCAGTACCCCTCCGGCGCCACCGCCACCAACGCCAAATACACCGTCAAGCACGACGGCGGCACCGCTGACGTGGTCGTCGACCAGACCAAGAACGCCGGCACCTGGGTCGAACTCGGCTCCTACACCTTCACCGCCGGCACCGCCCACAGCATCACCCTCACCGACGCCGCCAACGGCACCGTCGTCGCCGACGCCGTCAAGCTCGTCCGCGACCCCGGCGGCGCCAATGACACCGAGAAGAAGGACTTCTCCTACACCTACGACGTCAACGCGAACCTGACCCAGATCGACGACAACTCCCCCACCGCCAAGATCGACCTGTGGGACATCGCCTACACCAACCTCAACCAGATCGAGAAGATCCAGGAAAAGCTCGACGGCGTCCTGAAGAACACCACCACCTACGACTACAACGAGAACAGCGCCGTCACCGTCCGCACCCATGACAAGACGGTGGCCACCTACGGCTACGACGTGCGCGACCTCGTCAACCAGGTGGTCAACAAGAAGACGGCCACCGACCCGTCACCCAAGACCACCGCCTACACCTACACCCCGCGCGCCGAACGCCAGAGCGAGACCAAGGCCAACAACAACACCGTCACCTACGACTACTTCCTGTCCGGCGTCCTACGCCACTCGGTGGAGAAGAAGCCCAACGCCGCCATCGTGGCCGAGCACACCATCGGATACCAGGGCAACCTGCAGCGGGCCAGCGATCACGCCAAGATTCAGAACGCCGACAACCCAGGCGCCTACCTCGACAACACCTACGCCTACACCTACGACCCCCGCGACCGCATCGCCAAGACCGTCAAGACCCCGACCGGCGGCGGCACGGCCGAGACCGAGACCTACTCCCACGACCCCAACAGCAACGTGTGGGAGGAGGAAGTCCTCGGCAAGAAGACCACCTTCACCTACGACCGCAACCGCCTGATGACCTCGGTCACCAACGGCCAGACATCGACCTACACCTACGACCCCTACGGCCGGCTGCGCACCATCCAGGGCGGCGGCAAGACCTGGGAGAAGTACACCTACGACGGCTTCGACCACGTCACCAAACACGAAAAACTCGGCACCGACGGCGCCACTTCAACGGTAACTACCTACACCTACGACCCGCTCGACCGCACGACCACTAAGACAGAAAAGGAAGGCACAGCCTCCGCCAAGACCACCACCTACTCCTACCTCGGCCTCTCCGGCGAGGTCCTGGACGAAGAAGTGGCCGGCAAGCTCACCAAATCCTTCCAGTACTCACCTTGGGGCGAGCGCCTGTCCCAGGTGAAGATCAAGGCCGACAGTTCGGAGGAGTCCTCCTACTACGGCTACAACCCGCACACCGACGTCGAACAGATCACCGCGGACACGGGCGACACCCGCGCCACCTACGGCTACACCGCCTACGGCAAGAACGACGACAAGCTCTTCACCGGCGTCGACAAGCCCGACCCCGTGGACCCCACCGCCAAGGAGGAGTACAACCCCTACCGCTTCAACGCCAAGCGCTGGGACAACTCCACCGGCATGTACGACATGGGGTTCCGCGACTACAACCCGGGCCTCAACCGCTTCCTCAGCCTCGACTCCTATAACGGAGCCCTAGATGATCTAGCCCTGGGCCTGGATCCATGGACCAGCAATCGCTACACCTTCGCTGGCGGGAACCCCATTGGCGGGATCGAAATAGATGGGCACGATTTCTGGGACAGCGCGGCGAGCTGGCTCGATAACAACAGGGATAATATTCGCGATGCCGCTCTGAGCGCAGGCGAAATGGCTCTAGGCGCATACGCAGCATACGAAGGCATAAGCATCTCTGTTGTAGGTGCCGCAGCGTGCCCGCTGACGGCTCCGGCGGCAGGAGGCAGTTGCTGGGCGGTCGTAGGCGGAGTGGCAGCAGCAGCTGTCGGAGCTGCGGCCATGGCGGATGGAGCTGACCGGTTTGCGAATATTCGCTGGCGGCAGGCTCAGACCACGAGTAAGGGTAACACGCCCGCTTCCAAGGGCAGCAGCGTAAAGCCTAGACAGCATCTCTCCAACGCGGAGGAAGAAGCTCTCGAAGGCCAGATCGACTACGGCGCCGGCCTCAGCAAAAAGGCTATTGAATTCCGGAAGTCCGAGGGCATTACTGGTGGCCGCAACGTTTCCGTCTGGGAATATGTAGATCTCGACGGGAACATTCGGACCATCAGCAGAGTCAGCAAAGGACGGCATGCCGAAAAGATCATCAGAATGGAGCTTGAGGAACTGGGCATTCCAGACGCGAATGTCAGAAGAATTTATACGGAGTACAGCCCCTGCGACTTTCAATGCGACAAGTGGATCGGAAGGTACAAGAACGCGAAGGTCACATACAGCTTCCAGTACAACCCGAAGGGCGCGACGCGCAGAAAAGCCGTTAGAGATTTGAAAAAAGCTGTAAAGGAGGCGCTCGCCAAGGAAGCGATTGCCGAGACGAATGCGCGAATGGACGCAGCGTTCGGATGA
- a CDS encoding IS3 family transposase, giving the protein MGVSQPWFYKWRRRIGQAARRRGSSGGRLDEEIKRLFEASGGTYGSPWITQDLHELGWKVSENTVASRMAELGLASRPPKKRRSLTRQGKRVAAPDLVGRKFTAVAPDVLWVGDGTMIDTDEGPLYLATVENLFSRRLLGYAMSEHHDAALTVASLQMAVATRGGDVDGVIFHSDRGSEYTAARYQAECRTHGVVQSMGRVGCALDNAASEAFNSTLKVEYVHRQRFRTRAEARLKIATWITDFYNVRRRHSANDGLPPVTFERHMIEKRQASMALLRAAVA; this is encoded by the coding sequence CTGGGCGTCTCGCAGCCGTGGTTTTACAAGTGGCGGAGACGCATCGGCCAGGCCGCCCGACGGCGCGGCAGCAGCGGCGGGCGGCTGGATGAAGAGATCAAGCGCCTGTTCGAGGCCTCGGGCGGCACCTATGGCTCGCCCTGGATCACCCAGGACCTGCACGAGCTGGGCTGGAAGGTGTCGGAGAACACCGTGGCGTCGAGGATGGCCGAGCTCGGGCTGGCCAGTCGGCCGCCGAAGAAGCGCAGGTCGCTGACCCGGCAGGGCAAGCGAGTGGCGGCGCCGGACCTGGTCGGACGGAAGTTCACCGCGGTCGCGCCTGATGTGCTGTGGGTGGGCGATGGCACGATGATCGACACCGACGAGGGGCCGCTGTACCTGGCCACGGTCGAGAATCTGTTCTCTCGCCGGCTGCTCGGTTATGCGATGTCGGAGCATCACGACGCGGCGCTGACGGTCGCTTCGCTGCAGATGGCGGTCGCGACCCGGGGCGGCGACGTGGACGGGGTGATCTTTCACTCGGATCGCGGGTCGGAGTACACTGCCGCCCGCTACCAGGCCGAATGCCGTACGCATGGAGTGGTGCAGTCGATGGGCCGGGTGGGATGTGCGCTCGACAATGCCGCCTCGGAGGCGTTCAACAGCACGCTCAAGGTTGAGTACGTGCACCGGCAGCGTTTTCGGACGCGGGCGGAGGCTCGGCTGAAGATCGCGACTTGGATCACCGATTTCTACAACGTCAGGCGGCGGCACAGTGCCAACGATGGGCTTCCGCCCGTCACATTCGAGCGTCACATGATCGAGAAGAGGCAAGCGTCAATGGCCCTGCTGAGGGCTGCTGTGGCATAG
- a CDS encoding IS256 family transposase has translation MARTLPPVQAIRAEIDALFAEGRDLVEVIEDVARLGARLIIQTAVEAEVDAFLGRARYQRAAAVTGSGEEETVVRPGHRNGHCPTTIKTTTGAVTIARPKLRGTTEAFASRLFGTGVTRTNALETLVIASFVRGLSVRDVEGALADALGPEAALSKSTVSTICQAIVAEYDAWSRRDLTGIELDYLFLDASHFKMHDGQRAEPVLAAWGITTEGKPVFIGLSAAAAESTDAWHDFLTDLAIRGLRPPLLVISDGAPGLIAAAEQAFPRSLRQRCVIHKCRNVLSKVSAGDQAEVKAAFWNIFDTSSLNNDGTEIEPGPALVAWVQARIDAFAETWGGRYPAAVKSLLTDRQSLTTYLRFPPEHHKRIRHSNFIERTFGETRRRVKVIGRFPGETSCVSLVWAVLDRAARGWRGFAMTSKGLRILQDLRRALLHPPAQLRPTSTTTAESTPDTVAA, from the coding sequence GTGGCACGCACACTACCGCCCGTTCAGGCCATCCGCGCCGAGATCGACGCCCTGTTCGCCGAAGGCCGTGACCTGGTCGAGGTCATCGAGGACGTCGCCCGGCTCGGCGCCCGCCTGATCATCCAGACCGCCGTCGAGGCCGAGGTGGACGCTTTCCTCGGCCGCGCCCGCTACCAGCGCGCCGCCGCCGTCACCGGCAGCGGCGAAGAGGAGACCGTGGTACGACCTGGCCACCGCAACGGGCACTGCCCCACCACCATCAAGACCACCACCGGAGCCGTCACCATCGCACGGCCCAAGCTGCGCGGCACCACCGAGGCGTTCGCCTCCCGCCTGTTCGGCACCGGCGTGACCCGCACCAACGCCCTGGAGACCCTGGTCATCGCCTCCTTCGTGCGTGGCTTGTCCGTGCGCGACGTCGAAGGCGCCCTGGCCGATGCCCTCGGCCCCGAGGCAGCACTGTCGAAGTCGACGGTCTCGACCATCTGCCAGGCCATCGTCGCCGAGTACGACGCCTGGAGCCGGCGCGACCTGACCGGCATCGAGCTGGACTACCTGTTCCTGGACGCCAGCCACTTCAAGATGCACGACGGCCAGCGCGCCGAGCCGGTGCTGGCCGCCTGGGGCATCACCACCGAGGGCAAACCCGTCTTCATCGGCCTGTCGGCCGCCGCGGCCGAGTCGACCGACGCCTGGCACGACTTCCTAACCGACCTGGCCATCCGCGGGCTGCGTCCGCCGCTCCTGGTCATCTCCGACGGCGCGCCCGGCCTCATCGCCGCTGCCGAGCAGGCATTTCCCCGCTCGCTGCGCCAGCGCTGTGTGATCCACAAATGCCGCAACGTCCTGTCGAAGGTCAGCGCCGGCGACCAGGCCGAGGTCAAGGCCGCCTTCTGGAACATCTTCGACACCAGCAGCCTGAACAACGACGGCACGGAGATCGAGCCCGGCCCGGCCCTGGTGGCCTGGGTACAGGCCCGCATCGACGCCTTCGCCGAGACCTGGGGCGGACGCTACCCGGCCGCGGTCAAGAGCCTGCTGACCGACCGGCAGAGCCTGACCACCTACCTGCGCTTCCCGCCCGAGCACCACAAACGCATCCGCCACTCCAACTTCATCGAGCGCACCTTCGGGGAGACCCGCCGCCGCGTCAAGGTCATCGGCCGCTTCCCCGGCGAGACCTCCTGCGTCTCCCTCGTGTGGGCGGTGCTGGACCGGGCCGCGCGAGGCTGGCGCGGCTTCGCCATGACCAGCAAGGGCCTGCGCATCCTTCAAGACCTGCGCCGTGCCCTGCTCCACCCGCCCGCCCAGCTTCGCCCGACCAGCACCACGACGGCCGAGTCGACACCCGACACGGTGGCCGCCTAA